In a genomic window of Venatoribacter cucullus:
- a CDS encoding alpha/beta fold hydrolase, producing the protein MTELSCACRYGTLRGVVYGNPDQPLLLALHGWLDNAASFSRLAPLLADYCVVAVDLPGHGHSDWLGEGGEYLIWSSLPALTDLIHTHPLFHGRSFHLLGHSMGSAAGLLLAAVVPERLLSYMALDALGPLTTAPAQAPQQLAQAVLTQPAAESRRYRSAAAALQARLRNNPELSADCIGAVVARNLRTLDSGDVQWTTDPRLRLPSSVRLTDEQLQAFFQQLPVPALVIRAEQGIIPLSVFQQRLSWLPQGQLISLPGHHHFHLEASTCAAVATALKEFLTHV; encoded by the coding sequence ATGACTGAGCTGTCCTGCGCCTGCCGTTACGGCACGTTGCGTGGCGTTGTTTACGGTAACCCTGATCAACCCCTCTTACTGGCCCTGCATGGCTGGCTGGATAACGCTGCCAGCTTCAGCCGGCTGGCGCCATTGCTGGCAGATTACTGTGTGGTGGCAGTTGATTTACCCGGCCACGGGCATTCTGACTGGCTGGGTGAGGGCGGCGAGTACCTTATCTGGTCGTCGTTGCCGGCACTGACCGATTTAATTCATACCCATCCGCTGTTTCACGGTCGTTCCTTCCATTTGCTGGGTCACTCTATGGGGTCGGCGGCGGGATTACTGCTGGCGGCGGTGGTACCGGAGCGGCTGTTATCTTATATGGCGCTGGATGCACTGGGGCCGTTAACCACCGCACCGGCGCAGGCGCCGCAACAACTCGCCCAGGCGGTGCTGACGCAGCCAGCTGCAGAATCCCGGCGCTATCGTTCGGCAGCAGCGGCGCTGCAGGCGCGGCTGCGCAATAACCCGGAGTTAAGTGCCGATTGCATTGGCGCGGTAGTGGCGCGTAATTTACGCACGCTGGATAGCGGCGACGTGCAGTGGACGACGGATCCGCGGCTGCGGCTGCCGTCTTCGGTACGGTTAACCGACGAGCAGCTGCAGGCGTTTTTTCAGCAGCTGCCGGTGCCGGCGCTGGTAATCCGTGCTGAGCAAGGAATTATACCGTTGTCTGTTTTTCAGCAACGCCTGTCGTGGTTGCCGCAGGGGCAGTTAATCAGCCTGCCCGGGCATCATCATTTTCATCTGGAAGCATCCACCTGTGCCGCAGTGGCGACGGCCTTAAAGGAGTTTCTTACTCATGTCTGA
- the sixA gene encoding phosphohistidine phosphatase SixA has product MKVCIVRHGSAVSGAVQDQTRELTEKGQRQAQAAGQWLAEQNLNNPLLLCSPYRRTRQTAAAIAAARGITESITPALVPEADVRHLLDELSQQQRDLILVSHLPLVGHLAALLVDGRIYDQPWSPAECWLLHGDIAAAGCMSVEAVWYPVLAGI; this is encoded by the coding sequence ATGAAAGTCTGTATCGTCCGCCATGGATCGGCTGTCAGTGGCGCCGTACAGGACCAGACCCGCGAATTAACCGAAAAAGGCCAGCGTCAGGCCCAGGCCGCCGGCCAATGGCTGGCAGAGCAAAACCTCAACAACCCACTGTTGCTGTGCAGCCCTTACCGCCGTACCCGGCAAACGGCCGCAGCCATTGCCGCAGCCCGCGGTATTACGGAATCAATAACGCCGGCACTGGTGCCGGAAGCCGATGTTCGTCATCTGTTAGACGAGCTGTCACAACAACAGCGTGACCTGATTCTGGTTTCGCATCTGCCGTTGGTGGGCCATTTAGCGGCTTTGTTGGTGGATGGCCGCATCTATGATCAACCCTGGTCACCGGCCGAATGCTGGTTACTGCATGGCGACATCGCCGCGGCGGGCTGTATGAGCGTCGAAGCCGTCTGGTATCCGGTGCTGGCCGGAATCTGA
- a CDS encoding DUF4389 domain-containing protein, with protein MSEFKSNVTSDAFWLRTLYMVAFFLVYRVIDLLVLLLTVVQWFFRLFTGQPQAELAVFATALGVYVQQIVHYLAGRTEEKPYPFQDWPALPPTNPDGGE; from the coding sequence ATGAGCGAATTTAAAAGCAACGTCACGTCCGATGCCTTCTGGTTACGGACGCTTTATATGGTGGCGTTTTTCCTGGTTTACCGGGTCATTGACCTGCTGGTGCTGTTGCTGACCGTGGTGCAGTGGTTTTTCCGTCTGTTTACCGGCCAGCCACAGGCTGAGTTGGCGGTTTTTGCCACCGCTCTGGGCGTTTATGTGCAGCAGATCGTGCATTATCTGGCCGGCCGCACGGAAGAAAAACCCTATCCGTTTCAGGATTGGCCGGCCTTGCCGCCAACCAATCCGGACGGCGGCGAATGA
- a CDS encoding NAD(P)H-dependent glycerol-3-phosphate dehydrogenase produces MSIHTAAVIGGGSFGTVVANILADNNIATVQWMRNEEVAASINNQHENPVYLPGVSLNPALRASTDLLAAVQDAEAIFVSVPSQSVREVVAAIAPHLRADQALISTTKGIEPEGFLLMSQVIREICPHNPIGVLSGPNLAKEIGRRELAATVIASEDSDLRRNVQQALSCTYFRVYASNDLYGVELSGALKNIYAIVSGFVAALGMGENTKSMIITRSLAEMSRFAVALGANPLTFLGLAGVGDLVVTCMSPLSRNYRVGYAIGQGKSLDEAITELGEVAEGVNTLRYVRAKAQELSIYMPLVMGAYEVLFNGADPRRVAEGLMTGDHTSDVEFALPRCEI; encoded by the coding sequence GTGAGTATTCATACAGCAGCCGTGATTGGCGGCGGCAGTTTTGGCACTGTGGTGGCCAATATTCTGGCCGACAATAATATCGCCACCGTACAGTGGATGCGCAACGAAGAGGTTGCCGCCAGCATTAATAATCAGCACGAGAACCCGGTGTATCTGCCCGGGGTCAGCCTTAATCCGGCACTGCGGGCCAGCACCGATCTGCTGGCGGCGGTACAGGATGCCGAGGCCATTTTTGTATCGGTACCCAGCCAATCCGTCCGGGAAGTGGTGGCTGCCATCGCGCCTCACCTGCGTGCTGATCAGGCCCTGATCAGCACCACCAAGGGCATCGAGCCGGAAGGCTTCTTATTGATGAGCCAGGTGATCCGTGAGATTTGTCCGCACAATCCTATTGGTGTACTCAGTGGCCCTAATCTGGCCAAAGAAATTGGCCGCCGGGAACTGGCCGCCACCGTGATTGCCAGCGAAGACAGTGACTTGCGCCGTAATGTTCAGCAAGCGCTCAGCTGTACCTATTTCCGCGTTTATGCTTCCAATGATCTTTACGGTGTGGAGCTGAGCGGCGCGCTGAAAAACATCTATGCCATTGTGTCGGGTTTTGTCGCCGCGCTGGGCATGGGTGAGAACACCAAAAGCATGATCATTACCCGCTCACTGGCCGAAATGAGCCGTTTTGCCGTGGCGCTGGGTGCTAATCCGCTCACCTTCCTGGGCCTGGCCGGGGTCGGTGATCTGGTGGTTACTTGTATGTCACCGTTAAGCCGTAACTACCGTGTTGGTTACGCCATTGGTCAGGGCAAAAGTCTGGACGAAGCCATTACCGAACTGGGTGAAGTGGCAGAAGGTGTGAATACCTTGCGCTATGTCAGGGCGAAAGCGCAGGAATTAAGTATTTATATGCCACTGGTAATGGGGGCGTACGAAGTGCTGTTTAACGGCGCCGATCCGCGCCGGGTGGCTGAAGGTCTGATGACCGGTGATCACACCTCGGATGTTGAGTTTGCATTACCACGCTGCGAAATCTGA
- a CDS encoding STAS domain-containing protein — MTSGKVQVAFCKGVHVIRLIGDVRLNLCSALEHYLDDILKAPDFKQVLIDLSQTEGIDSTTLGQIAKISILCRDRFGFMPTIASPNSGITRILLSMGFDQVFHIIQEPFTDEAEFREWAADAVDEDKAREQVISAHRVLMSLNDKNKDAFRELVDSLESARPH; from the coding sequence ATGACATCAGGTAAAGTGCAGGTTGCTTTTTGTAAGGGCGTGCATGTTATTCGGCTGATCGGCGATGTGCGGCTGAATCTGTGTTCGGCGCTGGAACATTATCTGGACGATATTCTTAAAGCGCCCGACTTTAAGCAGGTATTGATCGATCTGTCGCAAACGGAAGGCATCGACAGCACCACGCTGGGACAGATCGCTAAAATCTCTATTTTGTGCCGCGACCGCTTCGGGTTTATGCCCACCATTGCCAGCCCCAACAGCGGTATTACCCGCATTTTGCTGAGCATGGGGTTTGATCAGGTTTTTCATATTATTCAGGAACCCTTTACGGATGAGGCTGAGTTCCGCGAATGGGCCGCCGATGCCGTTGATGAAGACAAAGCCCGGGAGCAGGTTATTTCCGCGCACCGGGTACTGATGAGTCTGAACGATAAAAATAAAGATGCATTCCGCGAGCTGGTGGATTCCCTTGAATCCGCCCGGCCGCACTGA
- a CDS encoding SpoIIE family protein phosphatase has translation MPATVLVIDDSANRNNLVALLQNNDYRVLTTDAAGAVSELQESCADALICDLSLNRKRGFELLEQVKAGYPELPVIVLAAGSVMDDALRALRLGADDYLITPLADPEVLLHSLRKALDRARLVAENHAYRDYLEKTNTELRRNLEELRNDQLAGRQAQLRMLPEPLQLQGIECSHRLVPSLLLSGDFLDYFLLPDKRLVFYLADVSGHGASSAFVTVLLKNLTYRLRRNLKRGSSDDLLYPDLVLERINSELMASELDKHLTMFYGVIDPATMKLQYSVGGHFPMPVLLQQGQARYLEGRGMPVGLFREAKYETHEYQLQQDFQLLLFSDGILEIIPQPSLQEKEASLLDMVRISAGDLGHLAALLQLDALPEVPDDIAMMAIGRSKV, from the coding sequence ATGCCCGCAACAGTGCTGGTCATCGATGATTCAGCCAATCGCAACAATCTGGTCGCTTTACTGCAGAACAACGATTACAGGGTGTTGACCACGGATGCCGCCGGTGCCGTGTCAGAGTTGCAGGAAAGCTGTGCCGATGCCCTGATCTGCGATCTGTCGCTTAACCGCAAGCGCGGATTTGAATTGCTGGAACAGGTTAAAGCCGGTTACCCCGAACTGCCTGTTATTGTGCTGGCCGCCGGCAGTGTGATGGATGACGCCTTGCGTGCTCTGCGCCTGGGTGCTGACGATTACCTGATTACCCCCCTTGCCGATCCGGAAGTGCTGCTGCATTCGCTGCGCAAAGCCCTCGACCGTGCCCGTCTGGTCGCTGAAAATCACGCGTACCGTGACTATCTGGAAAAAACCAACACTGAGCTGCGCCGTAATCTGGAAGAACTGCGCAATGACCAGCTGGCCGGCCGTCAGGCCCAGCTGCGGATGTTGCCGGAGCCGTTGCAGCTGCAGGGCATTGAATGCAGCCATCGGCTGGTGCCATCACTGCTGCTCAGCGGTGACTTTCTCGATTATTTCTTACTGCCCGATAAGCGCCTGGTCTTTTACCTGGCCGATGTGTCCGGCCATGGTGCTTCATCAGCGTTCGTCACGGTGCTGCTGAAAAATCTGACCTATCGTTTACGGCGTAACCTGAAACGTGGTTCCAGTGATGATCTGCTGTACCCGGATCTGGTGCTGGAACGGATTAATTCCGAGTTGATGGCCTCCGAGCTGGATAAGCACTTGACCATGTTTTACGGTGTGATCGATCCGGCCACGATGAAGCTGCAATACAGCGTCGGCGGACATTTTCCGATGCCGGTATTGCTGCAGCAGGGGCAGGCCCGGTATCTGGAAGGTCGTGGTATGCCGGTCGGTCTGTTCCGTGAGGCAAAGTACGAAACCCATGAATACCAGTTGCAGCAGGATTTTCAGCTGCTGTTGTTTTCCGACGGTATTCTGGAAATTATTCCGCAGCCGTCGCTGCAGGAAAAAGAAGCCAGCCTGCTGGACATGGTCCGTATCAGTGCTGGCGATCTCGGACATCTGGCGGCATTGCTGCAGCTGGATGCGTTACCGGAAGTTCCGGATGATATTGCCATGATGGCCATTGGCCGGAGTAAGGTATGA
- a CDS encoding PilZ domain-containing protein: MSGLARSYHEKRDFIRMQVSAPATLTLSNGNHYRLICIDLSSSGAQLLHSEALPEETTGRLVISSGGGTTAPLEAEVSICRVQESGPGEFRIGVNIVRFI, translated from the coding sequence ATGTCGGGTCTGGCCAGAAGCTACCATGAAAAACGTGACTTCATCCGTATGCAGGTTTCCGCACCTGCCACACTGACACTCAGCAACGGCAACCATTATCGCCTGATCTGCATCGATCTGAGCAGCAGCGGTGCCCAGTTACTGCACAGTGAAGCGTTACCGGAAGAGACAACCGGACGGCTGGTTATTTCCAGTGGTGGCGGTACGACCGCCCCCTTAGAAGCGGAGGTGAGCATTTGCCGGGTACAGGAATCCGGCCCCGGTGAATTCCGCATCGGCGTGAATATAGTGCGGTTTATCTGA